A region from the Chrysiogenia bacterium genome encodes:
- a CDS encoding HAMP domain-containing histidine kinase, protein MAEGGNSRWPAGKVGNPLEWSDPLRCLVVALITIPYPFLNAAELGAVGAEPSRAPFIDPAAIPMFVQSQLYSGYLWLVLIVVCLVALWRGVKESRALVLVTALLFGSGQGVLIYFLGTLTTPAMVTFLGSTLAAAVWLGVGAAVLGMGSGAIILIGTTIAENAGAIPYGPLVRAAPFADGQLHPWWLRIVGLTSVGYTVGTLAMIGLVLYLWKKRERELADANAALLRNAETKDRFVATVSHELRTPLTSILGSLRLMQMKHDRGESEDDAEILSIAARGTDRLVRLVGDLLDIRTLESGHLTRALVPTDLVALTRQVRDELRPLAQSCGVEVELTVVPGAEGNYLADPDRLMQVLWNLLDNAIKYSPEGGRVGVALYALPRGGVALRVEDQGPGIPPGAGEEIFEPFYRAGELSTNPGSGLGLSIVKTIAEAHGGRVRAENRPEGGARFVVELPLKHAD, encoded by the coding sequence GTGGCAGAGGGCGGAAACAGCAGGTGGCCGGCCGGAAAGGTCGGCAACCCACTGGAGTGGAGCGACCCGCTTCGCTGCCTGGTGGTGGCGCTCATTACCATTCCCTATCCCTTTCTCAATGCGGCCGAGCTGGGCGCGGTGGGAGCCGAACCCTCGCGCGCGCCGTTCATCGATCCCGCGGCGATCCCGATGTTCGTGCAGAGCCAGCTCTACTCCGGGTATCTGTGGCTCGTATTGATCGTCGTGTGTCTGGTCGCGCTCTGGCGCGGCGTGAAAGAGAGCCGCGCGCTTGTTCTGGTGACGGCGCTACTCTTCGGCTCCGGGCAGGGCGTTCTCATCTACTTTCTTGGAACGCTCACCACGCCGGCGATGGTGACCTTCCTGGGCTCGACCCTTGCCGCGGCAGTGTGGCTCGGCGTTGGGGCGGCGGTCCTGGGCATGGGCAGCGGCGCGATCATTTTGATCGGTACGACGATTGCCGAGAACGCAGGGGCCATTCCCTACGGCCCGCTCGTTCGGGCGGCGCCCTTCGCCGATGGGCAGCTTCATCCGTGGTGGTTGCGCATCGTGGGTTTGACCAGCGTGGGCTACACCGTGGGGACGCTCGCGATGATCGGGCTGGTTCTCTATCTGTGGAAAAAACGCGAGCGCGAGCTCGCGGACGCGAACGCAGCGCTGCTGCGAAACGCTGAAACAAAGGACCGCTTCGTCGCGACGGTCTCCCACGAATTGCGCACCCCGCTCACTTCGATTCTCGGCTCGCTGCGGCTGATGCAAATGAAACACGACCGCGGCGAGAGCGAGGACGACGCCGAGATTCTCAGCATCGCCGCGCGCGGGACCGACCGGCTGGTGCGGCTGGTCGGCGATCTGCTGGATATCCGCACGCTCGAGTCCGGGCATCTCACGCGCGCGCTTGTACCCACGGACCTGGTCGCGCTCACGCGGCAGGTGCGTGACGAGCTCCGACCGCTCGCGCAGTCGTGCGGGGTGGAGGTGGAACTGACCGTCGTGCCCGGCGCGGAAGGCAACTACCTGGCCGATCCCGACCGGCTCATGCAGGTTCTCTGGAACCTGCTCGACAACGCGATCAAGTATTCGCCCGAGGGCGGCCGCGTGGGCGTGGCGCTCTATGCGCTTCCCCGCGGCGGCGTGGCCCTGCGGGTCGAGGACCAGGGGCCGGGCATTCCCCCGGGCGCCGGCGAGGAAATCTTCGAGCCCTTCTACCGGGCCGGCGAGCTGAGCACGAACCCTGGTTCGGGGCTCGGCCTGTCCATCGTCAAGACCATCGCC